In one Gossypium hirsutum isolate 1008001.06 chromosome D09, Gossypium_hirsutum_v2.1, whole genome shotgun sequence genomic region, the following are encoded:
- the LOC107890837 gene encoding nuclear poly(A) polymerase 1 isoform X1 — MGSPGLGTGNSGQRLGITEPISLGGPTEYDVIKTRELEKYLQNVGLYESQEEAVSREEVLGRLDQIVKNWVKAISRAKGLNEQLVQEANAKIFTFGSYRLGVHGPGADIDTLCVGPRHATREEDFFGELHKMLSEMPEVSELHPVPDAHVPIMKFKFKGVSIDLLYAKLSLWVIPEDLDISQDSILQNTDDQTVRSLNGCRVTDQILRLVPNIQVVATTLYSVHYICFFPPEILDFDYVLLLDLQNFRTTLRCMRFWAKRRGVYSNVAGFLGGINWALLVARICQLYPNALPNMLVSRFFRVYTQWRWPNPVMLCAIKEGSLGLQVWDPRKNPKDRYHLMPIITPAYPSMNSSYNVSSSTLRIMTDEFQRGSEICEAMEANKADWDALFEAYAFFEAYKNYLQIDISAENDDDLRNWKGWVESRLRQLTLKIERHTYNMLQCHPHPGDFQDNSRPFHCSYFMGLQRKLGVPVNEGEQFDIRLTVEEFKHSVNTYTLWKPGMEIRVSHVKRRSIPSFVFPGGVRPSRPSKPTWDSRRASDAKVSGHAGSDKPGEVKGAADGQVDGKKRKRADDSADTQLKNSKYITAVPSSSAEVQAGSPGGAVSPCSLKGDNVDATGLVEPTRGKDESNMTNGSKTSSTDELSSLNSEVDGSVRCIPPHTGLHVTADASSSKEAEKLAIEQIMSGPYVSHQAFPEEPEELEDDLEFRNRVVSVGNTNNGPLQAPVSDAAGAAPIISSNGAGPSISLHASGSIEELEPAELTAMTSIPVAPVVQKKPLIRLNFTSLGKASEKSG, encoded by the exons atggggAGTCCTGGATTGGGAACTGGAAACAGTGGGCAAAGGTTAGGCATCACGGAACCTATTTCGTTGGGAGGACCGACTGAATATGATGTGATCAAAACCCGAGAGCTTGAGAAG TATTTGCAAAATGTGGGATTGTACGAGAGTCAAGAGGAGGCTGTTAGTCGAGAGGAAGTATTGGGGAGGCTTGATCAG ATTGTGAAGAATTGGGTTAAGGCAATTAGCCGTGCTAAAGGTTTGAATGAGCAATTGGTTCAAGAAGCAAATGCTAAGATATTCACTTTTGGTTCTTATCGGCTAGGG GTACATGGTCCTGGTGCAGATATAGATACCCTTTGTGTGGGACCTAGACATGCGACACGAGAA GAGGATTTCTTTGGTGAACTACACAAGATGCTATCAGAGATGCCTGAAGTGTCGGAATTACACCCTGTGCCTGATGCTCATGTCCCGATCATGAAATTCAAATTCAAAGGAGTTTCCATAGATCTTCTTTATGCAAAACTCTCACTTTGGGTTATTCCTGAA GACTTGGATATTTCGCAAGATTCTATATTACAAAATACAGATGACCAGACAGTTCGTAGTCTTAATGGTTGCAGAGTCACTGACCAAATTTTACGGTTGGTTCCAAATATTCAGGTTGTGGCTACCACTTTATATAGTGTGCACTACATATGTTTTTTTCCTCCAGAGATTCTGGACTTTGATTATGTTCTGCTACTTGATCTGCAGAATTTCCGTACAACTTTGAGATGCATGAGATTTTGGGCAAAACGTCGTGGTGTTTATTCTAAT GTTGCTGGTTTTCTTGGTGGTATAAACTGGGCTTTGCTTGTTGCTCGCATATGTCAGCTATACCCTAATGCTTTGCCCAATATGTTAGTTTCTCGATTTTTTAGGGTGTATACCCAGTGGCGTTGGCCAAACCCTGTCATGCTTTGTGCAATCAAGGAAGGATCTCTTGGTCTTCAAGTTTGGGATCCCCGAAAAAATCCTAAAGATAGATATCATTTGATGCCTATAATTACTCCTGCTTATCCTTCTATGAACTCTAGTTACAATGTGTCATCAAGTACTTTGCGAATCATGACAGATGAATTTCAGAGGGGTAGTGAAATTTGTGAG GCTATGGAGGCAAACAAAGCTGACTGGGATGCCCTTTTTGAGGCTTATGCCTTCTTCGAAGCATACAAGAATTATCTACAAATAGATATCTCTGCCGAAAATGATGATGATTTAAGAAATTGGAAAGGCTGGGTTGAGTCCCGTCTCCGTCAACTCACATTGAAG ATTGAAAGACACACATATAACATGCTTCAATGCCACCCACATCCTGGCGATTTTCAAGACAATTCTAGGCCCTTCCATTGCAGTTACTTTATGGGCTTGCAACGCAAACTAGGAGTTCCAGTAAATGAAGGCGAACAATTTGATATAAGGTTAACTGTCGAGGAGTTTAAACACTCTGTTAATACGTACACTTTGTGGAAGCCTGGAATGGAAATCCGTGTATCTCATGTAAAACGTAGGAGCATACCTAGCTTTGTATTTCCTGGTGGTGTCCGTCCTTCCCGTCCATCTAAACCAACCTGGGATAGTAGGAGGGCATCAGATGCAAAAGTTTCTGGTCATGCTGGTTCAGACAAGCCTGGTGAAGTTAAAGGAGCTGCAGATGGACAGGTTGATGgaaagaagaggaagagggcAGATGACAGTGCAGATACTCAATTGAAAAACAGCAAATATATCACTGCTGTGCCTTCTTCTAGTGCAGAAGTTCAGGCGGGTAGTCCTGGCGGTGCTGTGAGTCCTTGTTCCTTGAAGGGTGACAATGTAGATGCAACAGGATTGGTTGAACCAACAAGGGGAAAAGATGAGAGCAATATGACAAATGGCTCAAAAACTTCAAGTACAGATGAACTTTCTTCCCTTAACAGTGAGGTTGATGGATCAGTTAGATGTATTCCTCCACATACGGGTTTGCATGTGACCGCTGATGCATCAAGCTCTAAAGAGGCAGAGAAGTTGGCTATTGAGCAGATAATGTCTGGTCCATATGTCTCCCACCAAGCTTTTCCAGAGGAACCTGAAGAGCTTGAAGATGATTTAGAATTTAGGAACCGGGTTGTATCTGTGGGGAACACTAACAATGGCCCTCTGCAGGCTCCAGTGTCAGATGCAGCAGGAGCTGCACCGATAATTTCAAGCAATGGAGCTGGTCCTTCCATCAGTTTACATGCTAGTGGGAGTATAGAGGAGTTAGAG CCTGCGGAACTTACTGCAATGACATCAATCCCTGTTGCACCTGTGGTCCAGAAGAAGCCGCTAATAAG ATTGAACTTCACGTCCTTGGGTAAGGCTTCGGAGAAAAGTGGGTAA
- the LOC107890837 gene encoding nuclear poly(A) polymerase 1 isoform X2, translated as MGSPGLGTGNSGQRLGITEPISLGGPTEYDVIKTRELEKYLQNVGLYESQEEAVSREEVLGRLDQIVKNWVKAISRAKGLNEQLVQEANAKIFTFGSYRLGVHGPGADIDTLCVGPRHATREEDFFGELHKMLSEMPEVSELHPVPDAHVPIMKFKFKGVSIDLLYAKLSLWVIPEDLDISQDSILQNTDDQTVRSLNGCRVTDQILRLVPNIQNFRTTLRCMRFWAKRRGVYSNVAGFLGGINWALLVARICQLYPNALPNMLVSRFFRVYTQWRWPNPVMLCAIKEGSLGLQVWDPRKNPKDRYHLMPIITPAYPSMNSSYNVSSSTLRIMTDEFQRGSEICEAMEANKADWDALFEAYAFFEAYKNYLQIDISAENDDDLRNWKGWVESRLRQLTLKIERHTYNMLQCHPHPGDFQDNSRPFHCSYFMGLQRKLGVPVNEGEQFDIRLTVEEFKHSVNTYTLWKPGMEIRVSHVKRRSIPSFVFPGGVRPSRPSKPTWDSRRASDAKVSGHAGSDKPGEVKGAADGQVDGKKRKRADDSADTQLKNSKYITAVPSSSAEVQAGSPGGAVSPCSLKGDNVDATGLVEPTRGKDESNMTNGSKTSSTDELSSLNSEVDGSVRCIPPHTGLHVTADASSSKEAEKLAIEQIMSGPYVSHQAFPEEPEELEDDLEFRNRVVSVGNTNNGPLQAPVSDAAGAAPIISSNGAGPSISLHASGSIEELEPAELTAMTSIPVAPVVQKKPLIRLNFTSLGKASEKSG; from the exons atggggAGTCCTGGATTGGGAACTGGAAACAGTGGGCAAAGGTTAGGCATCACGGAACCTATTTCGTTGGGAGGACCGACTGAATATGATGTGATCAAAACCCGAGAGCTTGAGAAG TATTTGCAAAATGTGGGATTGTACGAGAGTCAAGAGGAGGCTGTTAGTCGAGAGGAAGTATTGGGGAGGCTTGATCAG ATTGTGAAGAATTGGGTTAAGGCAATTAGCCGTGCTAAAGGTTTGAATGAGCAATTGGTTCAAGAAGCAAATGCTAAGATATTCACTTTTGGTTCTTATCGGCTAGGG GTACATGGTCCTGGTGCAGATATAGATACCCTTTGTGTGGGACCTAGACATGCGACACGAGAA GAGGATTTCTTTGGTGAACTACACAAGATGCTATCAGAGATGCCTGAAGTGTCGGAATTACACCCTGTGCCTGATGCTCATGTCCCGATCATGAAATTCAAATTCAAAGGAGTTTCCATAGATCTTCTTTATGCAAAACTCTCACTTTGGGTTATTCCTGAA GACTTGGATATTTCGCAAGATTCTATATTACAAAATACAGATGACCAGACAGTTCGTAGTCTTAATGGTTGCAGAGTCACTGACCAAATTTTACGGTTGGTTCCAAATATTCAG AATTTCCGTACAACTTTGAGATGCATGAGATTTTGGGCAAAACGTCGTGGTGTTTATTCTAAT GTTGCTGGTTTTCTTGGTGGTATAAACTGGGCTTTGCTTGTTGCTCGCATATGTCAGCTATACCCTAATGCTTTGCCCAATATGTTAGTTTCTCGATTTTTTAGGGTGTATACCCAGTGGCGTTGGCCAAACCCTGTCATGCTTTGTGCAATCAAGGAAGGATCTCTTGGTCTTCAAGTTTGGGATCCCCGAAAAAATCCTAAAGATAGATATCATTTGATGCCTATAATTACTCCTGCTTATCCTTCTATGAACTCTAGTTACAATGTGTCATCAAGTACTTTGCGAATCATGACAGATGAATTTCAGAGGGGTAGTGAAATTTGTGAG GCTATGGAGGCAAACAAAGCTGACTGGGATGCCCTTTTTGAGGCTTATGCCTTCTTCGAAGCATACAAGAATTATCTACAAATAGATATCTCTGCCGAAAATGATGATGATTTAAGAAATTGGAAAGGCTGGGTTGAGTCCCGTCTCCGTCAACTCACATTGAAG ATTGAAAGACACACATATAACATGCTTCAATGCCACCCACATCCTGGCGATTTTCAAGACAATTCTAGGCCCTTCCATTGCAGTTACTTTATGGGCTTGCAACGCAAACTAGGAGTTCCAGTAAATGAAGGCGAACAATTTGATATAAGGTTAACTGTCGAGGAGTTTAAACACTCTGTTAATACGTACACTTTGTGGAAGCCTGGAATGGAAATCCGTGTATCTCATGTAAAACGTAGGAGCATACCTAGCTTTGTATTTCCTGGTGGTGTCCGTCCTTCCCGTCCATCTAAACCAACCTGGGATAGTAGGAGGGCATCAGATGCAAAAGTTTCTGGTCATGCTGGTTCAGACAAGCCTGGTGAAGTTAAAGGAGCTGCAGATGGACAGGTTGATGgaaagaagaggaagagggcAGATGACAGTGCAGATACTCAATTGAAAAACAGCAAATATATCACTGCTGTGCCTTCTTCTAGTGCAGAAGTTCAGGCGGGTAGTCCTGGCGGTGCTGTGAGTCCTTGTTCCTTGAAGGGTGACAATGTAGATGCAACAGGATTGGTTGAACCAACAAGGGGAAAAGATGAGAGCAATATGACAAATGGCTCAAAAACTTCAAGTACAGATGAACTTTCTTCCCTTAACAGTGAGGTTGATGGATCAGTTAGATGTATTCCTCCACATACGGGTTTGCATGTGACCGCTGATGCATCAAGCTCTAAAGAGGCAGAGAAGTTGGCTATTGAGCAGATAATGTCTGGTCCATATGTCTCCCACCAAGCTTTTCCAGAGGAACCTGAAGAGCTTGAAGATGATTTAGAATTTAGGAACCGGGTTGTATCTGTGGGGAACACTAACAATGGCCCTCTGCAGGCTCCAGTGTCAGATGCAGCAGGAGCTGCACCGATAATTTCAAGCAATGGAGCTGGTCCTTCCATCAGTTTACATGCTAGTGGGAGTATAGAGGAGTTAGAG CCTGCGGAACTTACTGCAATGACATCAATCCCTGTTGCACCTGTGGTCCAGAAGAAGCCGCTAATAAG ATTGAACTTCACGTCCTTGGGTAAGGCTTCGGAGAAAAGTGGGTAA